Part of the Musa acuminata AAA Group cultivar baxijiao chromosome BXJ2-7, Cavendish_Baxijiao_AAA, whole genome shotgun sequence genome is shown below.
ttttttctttttctttttttcttttgctcaACTTTTCATTCTTATAATTACCAAGAACTTGGAGTCTTTGGAACTTGGTGCTGCAGTTCAAACATGGCAACAGGCAAAATTATCGGAGCTATTGTTGCATCCTTTGCAGTCTCATATGCATGTGATACACTGATCTCTGATGGAAAGATATTTGGCGGTGAGTTAAATCATACCATAAATAGAGCTTTAAATCAAATTTGGCAAAACTAAACTTACCCCTGCATTTTTTTTAAAACCAGGTACAACTCCGAAAACTGTCTCAGACAAGGAATGGTGGGAAGCAACTGATAAGAAGTTCCAGGCCTGGCCTCGCACTGCTGGACCACCAGTTGTGATGAACCCCATTAGCCGGCAGAATTTTATCGTCAAGTCATCCGAATCCTAAAGTGAATAACACAATGCAGGTTTTATGGTCTAAAATGATTAGGTCATTACTTGCAGGTGATGCGCTGTTTTGAGAAAGTATTTTATGTTTCCATGGATTGATGGAGATGTTATGAGCACCTATTCTTCTTAGCTGTCAAACGAATATTTCCATAAGCTGTAATAATTTTACGATATTTCCATAAGCTGTAATAATTTTCATGAGACCGCCATCTGGGACATGTATGCAACTATATTTCTTGTGGGTTTTCAATTGAGAAATAAGGACACTGATCCATTCTTGAAGTCGGTATAATTTCAGGTCCGGTCATCCGAGATGACCTATTAAAACTACATTGCAGGGTGACATGGATTCTGTGGAAATTGTAACTTACATTTCATTGATCAAGGAGTGCTTGTGGAATCTGTTAGTCTTGCAATCTGCTTGACTTGAGTTCTTCATGTGATTGAGATTTATACTTATTTTGAAGAAATGATTAAGATATTGTAGTTGGCTTTGATGTGAACCTGGACGAAAGTTGTTACTATGTAGTCCCTCAAACCTTGAGTCTCTCGACTCTAATGCAAAATTGCAGTAACATGGCTGTTCTTAATCAAATGTGATTAAAGATGTTAAATCTTTCTCATGAATATGGTTGATCAATCATTATAGTTAAAGACTATCCCTTTAAAGAATA
Proteins encoded:
- the LOC135581908 gene encoding uncharacterized protein LOC135581908; this encodes MATGKIIGAIVASFAVSYACDTLISDGKIFGGTTPKTVSDKEWWEATDKKFQAWPRTAGPPVVMNPISRQNFIVKSSES